The Candidatus Malacoplasma girerdii genome has a segment encoding these proteins:
- the ptsS gene encoding ABC-type phosphate transport system substrate-binding protein PtsS — MKRRFKTCLYSLFGLIPIALLACFSISWRHSTSISCVGSSGVKPFLEQLSYQYSLIYPQYDITVDAGGSGFGISQVAEGFSDIGNASKDPYEAVKEQYQTQWKEKNIKTITIGWEGICLLFIPPVGMSDEGLSKLRTCLTLNQTNAIQLYRLFSGYSDNLGDKYRNLGGFLSNNSGLNQNDINLLNNQPISPFVRSGGSTTSGTAASFFAGSHFTIDSNELTDRQKNAFKTGDYGSDTKVYDTDEANSRAWDYFFKNKKPGGMIYLSSGFVEQNKDLIEKEHIGILAYNDHPFSVKKIKDTNDGYNFYRPLNVMLAVDESSAKWKFIQWLIGPDSSEEQWEKTGAKKITNADKESMSKNGKFAVSDCDLFDESNPWPENWHFGADDK; from the coding sequence ATGAAAAGGCGATTTAAAACTTGTCTATATAGTCTATTTGGGTTAATTCCCATCGCACTTTTGGCTTGTTTTAGTATTAGTTGAAGACATTCAACTTCTATTTCTTGCGTAGGCTCAAGTGGAGTAAAACCATTTCTTGAACAATTAAGCTATCAATATTCACTAATTTATCCACAATACGACATTACAGTTGATGCAGGTGGAAGTGGTTTTGGTATTTCACAAGTTGCTGAAGGATTTTCAGATATTGGCAATGCTTCCAAAGACCCATATGAAGCTGTTAAAGAACAATATCAAACACAGTGAAAAGAAAAAAATATAAAAACCATTACCATTGGTTGAGAAGGAATATGTTTATTGTTTATTCCTCCAGTTGGAATGAGCGATGAAGGATTAAGCAAACTAAGAACATGTTTAACATTAAATCAAACTAACGCTATTCAGCTATATCGTTTATTTTCGGGATACAGCGATAATTTAGGTGATAAATACCGTAATTTAGGTGGTTTTTTGTCAAATAATAGTGGATTGAATCAAAATGATATTAATTTATTAAATAACCAGCCAATTTCTCCGTTTGTTCGTTCTGGTGGTTCAACTACTAGTGGTACAGCCGCAAGTTTTTTTGCTGGAAGCCATTTCACTATTGATTCAAATGAATTAACTGATCGACAAAAAAACGCTTTCAAAACCGGGGATTACGGATCAGATACCAAAGTTTACGACACTGACGAAGCAAACTCACGAGCATGAGACTATTTTTTTAAAAACAAAAAACCAGGAGGAATGATTTATTTATCAAGTGGTTTTGTGGAACAAAACAAAGATTTAATTGAAAAAGAGCATATTGGTATTTTAGCTTATAACGATCATCCCTTTTCTGTTAAAAAAATTAAAGACACAAACGACGGTTACAATTTCTATCGTCCATTGAATGTAATGTTAGCTGTTGATGAATCTTCTGCTAAGTGGAAATTCATTCAGTGATTAATTGGGCCTGATTCATCTGAAGAGCAATGAGAAAAAACAGGCGCAAAAAAGATCACCAACGCTGATAAAGAGTCGATGTCAAAAAATGGAAAATTTGCTGTCAGCGATTGTGATTTATTTGATGAAAGTAATCCATGACCTGAAAATTGACATTTTGGTGCTGATGATAAATAG
- a CDS encoding ABC-type bacteriocin/lantibiotic exporter gives MRVTQQLNNNECGACVINSLINHFYHNENYHEVLDYCSINQLGLNLFEFENACIHFGINATSYQLSFNEFINLEINDYFVLLINKKEGNHFVIAKKNKDNIVIYDSAIGKYDLTYEELGKTFGGILIKVRKLKKVKINLKEKIDWFSLNPSWLIISVCIQMLIAGITVAFGLFMNSIIDLTINTQALKTLIFICFTFLIIGLMKNIGNYIYSWLIIKVSYDTYLTYKNKLLKRLFNKKKSFINKVDQNYFYLLNDAIYAIGYFELNNIPNLISDIVINFIIFIIVVIVNIPFLPIIAIGLIFELIYLFLAFIRQKDLYEKAIKTNNNINHLSQKYIFNQTHHHNAIINNHLKDDINQSFHSAIELHNTKNLFDNRLGLIKTIFNDAIYIAIVFVGILIINKKETMSVGQLFFIISTLVYFLNNLSNIAGFILQYINYKKMKNIYLMFYEVDNIQSTGNVVINKLKNISFNFNGSDIKIKHLHELKQINLGELSLFLTNRIVNNDYDFFINNINIKEINQISLNKMICYFNFEQRLLFKTDNELDLLQKPFVSEVMKKLDLANENKKITIYQLINLLNEKNKIIIFDNFFSIYNNEEKKLIKNTLLKNISKENFIIHN, from the coding sequence ATGAGAGTTACACAGCAATTAAATAACAACGAGTGTGGAGCTTGTGTTATTAATAGTTTAATTAACCACTTCTATCATAATGAAAATTATCACGAAGTGTTAGATTATTGCTCTATTAATCAACTAGGGCTTAATCTTTTTGAATTTGAAAATGCTTGTATACATTTTGGTATTAATGCCACAAGCTATCAACTATCGTTTAATGAATTTATCAATTTAGAAATTAACGATTATTTTGTTTTGTTAATTAATAAAAAAGAAGGCAATCATTTTGTCATTGCTAAGAAGAACAAAGATAATATTGTAATTTATGATTCGGCTATTGGAAAATATGATTTAACTTATGAAGAGTTAGGTAAAACATTTGGTGGTATTTTAATTAAAGTAAGAAAACTTAAAAAAGTTAAAATTAATTTAAAAGAAAAAATTGATTGATTTTCCTTAAATCCAAGTTGATTGATTATTAGTGTTTGTATTCAAATGTTAATTGCAGGAATTACAGTTGCGTTTGGATTATTCATGAATAGCATTATTGATTTAACGATTAATACACAAGCACTTAAAACACTAATTTTCATTTGCTTTACTTTTTTGATTATTGGTTTAATGAAAAATATTGGGAATTATATTTATTCATGACTGATAATTAAAGTAAGTTACGATACATATTTAACATATAAAAATAAGTTATTAAAAAGATTGTTCAATAAGAAGAAATCATTCATTAATAAAGTTGATCAAAATTACTTTTATTTGTTAAATGATGCCATATATGCTATTGGTTATTTCGAACTAAATAATATCCCTAATTTGATCAGTGATATTGTTATTAACTTTATTATTTTTATTATTGTTGTTATTGTTAATATACCGTTTTTACCAATTATTGCAATTGGTTTAATTTTTGAATTAATTTATTTATTTTTAGCTTTTATTCGTCAAAAAGATCTTTACGAAAAAGCAATTAAAACAAACAACAATATAAATCATTTGTCACAAAAATATATTTTTAATCAAACACATCATCATAATGCAATTATTAATAACCATTTAAAAGATGATATAAATCAAAGTTTTCATTCAGCAATTGAATTACATAACACTAAAAACTTATTTGACAATCGGTTAGGTTTAATTAAAACTATTTTTAATGATGCAATTTATATTGCAATTGTTTTTGTTGGTATTTTAATCATTAACAAAAAAGAAACAATGAGCGTTGGTCAATTATTCTTTATCATTAGTACATTGGTTTATTTTCTAAATAATTTAAGTAACATTGCTGGATTTATTCTTCAGTACATTAACTATAAGAAAATGAAAAACATTTATTTGATGTTTTATGAAGTTGACAATATTCAGTCAACCGGAAACGTTGTTATCAATAAATTAAAAAATATATCTTTTAACTTTAATGGTAGTGATATTAAAATTAAACATTTACATGAGCTCAAACAAATTAATTTAGGTGAATTATCGTTGTTTTTAACTAATAGAATTGTTAATAATGATTATGATTTTTTTATAAACAACATTAATATTAAAGAAATAAACCAAATCAGTTTAAATAAAATGATTTGTTATTTTAATTTTGAGCAAAGATTATTGTTTAAAACAGATAATGAGTTAGATTTATTACAAAAACCATTTGTTAGTGAAGTAATGAAAAAGTTAGATTTAGCTAACGAGAATAAGAAAATTACGATTTATCAATTAATTAATTTGTTAAATGAAAAGAACAAAATTATTATTTTTGATAATTTCTTTTCAATTTACAATAATGAAGAAAAAAAGTTAATAAAAAACACCCTTTTAAAGAACATTAGTAAGGAAAATTTTATTATTCATAATTAG
- the grs1 gene encoding glycyl-tRNA synthetase — protein sequence MKKTSNFFQQEIVDHLKNNGFVFSCSEIYNGIANGWDYGPLGVLVKNNIKKLWWDHFVTQTSNAVGLDSSIILNSSVWKASGHLDNFSDPLIDCKECHNRFRADKLIEEFTDESVSENTSFDELKKIIDKHHIVCPMCGKFNWTHIRNFNLMFATQMGVVDEVKNTVYLRPETAQGIFINFMNIQRTMRLKLPFSVCQIGKAFRNEITPGNFIFRTREFEQMECEIFTYPDIKKDIFNEQLNKIQNFLIDVIGLNKDNIRLNEHKKEELSHYSSRTVDIQYNFPHGYSELWGIADRGDWDLTQHAKFSKANLWYLDDKTNIKIVPHVIEPSVGVERLFYALCCDVYEKQQLEKDERIVMHFPKELAPIKFAVLPLVNKLSDEAYKIYQQLLKDNISSVYDSSGSIGKRYRRQDAIGTYYCITFDYDSINDQCITIRFRDSMEQKRIKISELQKYY from the coding sequence ATGAAAAAAACAAGTAATTTTTTTCAACAAGAAATAGTTGATCATCTTAAAAACAATGGTTTTGTTTTTAGTTGTAGTGAAATTTATAACGGAATTGCTAACGGATGAGACTATGGTCCGTTAGGTGTTTTAGTTAAAAATAACATTAAAAAACTATGATGAGACCATTTTGTAACGCAAACTTCAAATGCAGTTGGATTAGATAGTAGTATTATTCTAAATTCAAGCGTATGAAAGGCCTCTGGACATTTAGATAATTTCTCAGATCCATTAATTGACTGTAAAGAATGTCACAATCGTTTTCGAGCCGATAAATTAATTGAAGAATTTACAGATGAAAGCGTTAGTGAAAATACATCATTTGATGAATTAAAAAAGATTATTGATAAACACCATATTGTTTGTCCAATGTGCGGTAAATTTAATTGAACACACATTCGTAATTTTAACTTAATGTTTGCAACACAAATGGGTGTAGTTGACGAAGTTAAAAATACAGTTTATTTGCGTCCTGAAACAGCACAAGGCATTTTTATTAATTTCATGAACATACAAAGAACAATGCGATTAAAATTGCCATTTAGTGTTTGTCAAATCGGTAAAGCATTTCGTAATGAAATTACACCTGGTAACTTTATTTTCCGCACACGTGAATTTGAACAAATGGAATGTGAAATTTTTACATATCCAGACATTAAAAAAGACATTTTTAATGAACAGTTAAATAAGATCCAAAACTTTTTAATAGATGTTATTGGTTTAAATAAAGATAATATCAGACTCAACGAACACAAAAAAGAAGAATTAAGTCATTATTCAAGTCGAACTGTTGATATTCAATACAACTTTCCTCATGGATATAGTGAATTATGAGGAATTGCCGATCGTGGAGATTGAGATCTAACTCAACATGCCAAATTTTCTAAAGCAAATTTATGATATTTAGATGATAAAACTAATATCAAAATAGTTCCACATGTTATTGAACCAAGTGTTGGTGTTGAACGTTTATTCTATGCATTATGTTGCGATGTATATGAAAAACAACAATTGGAAAAAGATGAACGAATTGTAATGCATTTCCCTAAAGAATTAGCACCAATTAAATTTGCGGTTCTCCCATTAGTTAATAAATTAAGTGATGAAGCATATAAAATTTATCAACAATTATTAAAAGATAACATTTCATCAGTTTATGATTCGTCTGGTTCAATCGGCAAACGTTATCGCCGTCAAGATGCGATTGGAACTTATTATTGTATTACTTTTGATTATGATTCAATTAATGATCAATGTATAACAATTCGTTTCCGTGATTCAATGGAACAAAAACGAATTAAAATTAGTGAACTTCAAAAATATTACTAA